A portion of the Sulfuricurvum kujiense DSM 16994 genome contains these proteins:
- the mnmE gene encoding tRNA uridine-5-carboxymethylaminomethyl(34) synthesis GTPase MnmE, with protein MLMNETIAAIATANGIGSISILRLSGDRSLEIALKLTRKSNLQPRYATLASLHHNDGTLIDEAIVIYFQAPRSFTGEEVVEFQCHGGYVVAESLLRAVLHEGARLAEPGEFSKRAFLNGRLDLTQAEATAALIEAKSDDAARILARQMKGELRGYIEGIRDSLLEILAYSEVVIDYAEEDLPEDVVDQIEVKLENIKHTLSRTLESSRRRSGLMQGFRVAIIGKPNVGKSSLLNALLDYERAIVSDIAGTTRDTIEEQVRIGTHLIRLVDTAGIRNASDEIERIGIERSIAAIENADVVIALFDASREIDEEDRSIIDLVERYRSEKPFICIVNKSDLPQVFDMSSIEHYHPIRLSCKQDTQVLVDTLSSLMDHENDGEEMMLISARQISATEGAVRSIDEAYEPLRDGELEFFSFHINAAIRYVASISRPYELDEMFDRMFGQFCLGK; from the coding sequence ATATTGATGAATGAGACTATTGCCGCCATTGCCACCGCAAACGGCATCGGCTCCATTTCGATTCTCCGCCTGAGCGGAGATCGCTCGCTTGAAATCGCTTTAAAGCTCACCCGAAAATCGAACCTGCAACCCCGCTATGCAACCCTTGCCTCTTTGCATCACAACGACGGTACTTTGATTGACGAAGCGATTGTTATCTACTTCCAGGCACCTCGCAGTTTTACCGGAGAAGAGGTTGTCGAATTTCAATGTCACGGCGGCTACGTCGTTGCCGAATCGCTGCTTCGTGCCGTTTTACATGAAGGGGCACGGTTGGCGGAACCGGGAGAGTTCAGCAAACGGGCATTTTTAAACGGCCGTCTCGATCTGACGCAAGCCGAAGCGACCGCCGCGCTGATCGAAGCCAAAAGCGACGATGCAGCGCGGATACTAGCGCGTCAGATGAAAGGGGAGCTGCGCGGATACATCGAGGGGATCCGCGATTCGCTGCTAGAGATTTTGGCCTATTCGGAAGTGGTCATCGATTATGCCGAGGAGGATCTCCCCGAAGATGTCGTTGATCAGATCGAAGTCAAACTCGAAAATATCAAACATACCCTTTCGCGTACCCTCGAATCAAGCCGAAGACGCTCAGGATTGATGCAGGGATTTCGGGTCGCTATTATCGGAAAACCCAATGTCGGGAAAAGTTCGCTTCTCAACGCACTGCTCGATTACGAGCGTGCGATCGTCAGTGACATCGCAGGGACTACCCGTGACACGATCGAGGAACAGGTGCGTATCGGTACTCATTTGATCCGTCTGGTCGATACGGCAGGAATACGTAACGCAAGTGATGAAATCGAGCGGATCGGTATTGAGCGCTCCATTGCGGCGATTGAAAATGCCGATGTAGTGATTGCATTGTTTGACGCTTCACGCGAGATTGATGAAGAAGACCGCTCTATCATTGATCTCGTCGAGCGTTATCGAAGCGAAAAACCGTTTATCTGTATTGTAAACAAATCGGATCTGCCTCAAGTGTTTGATATGAGCTCAATAGAGCACTACCATCCGATTCGCCTTAGCTGCAAACAAGATACTCAAGTCTTGGTCGATACCCTTAGCAGTTTGATGGATCACGAGAATGACGGCGAGGAGATGATGCTTATATCAGCGCGTCAAATCAGCGCAACCGAGGGGGCTGTCCGTTCCATCGACGAGGCGTATGAACCGCTTCGTGACGGAGAACTGGAATTCTTCTCATTCCATATCAACGCCGCGATCCGATATGTTGCTTCGATCAGCCGGCCGTATGAGCTTGATGAGATGTTTGACCGGATGTTCGGTCAGTTTTGTCTGGGGAAATAA
- the ruvX gene encoding Holliday junction resolvase RuvX, translating into MGAIIAIDLGLKRIGLALSYGNTLVTPLPAIERKNRNQAANDVKKVLNEYEATTVVVGIPMGSTTEDEMRRRVAHFMNLVEFNGEIAYQDESHSSKEAEELMKGDIRYKRDGRIDSLSAKIILERYLKII; encoded by the coding sequence ATGGGTGCTATTATCGCGATCGACCTGGGACTGAAGCGGATAGGACTGGCGCTGAGCTACGGTAACACTCTGGTAACGCCATTGCCGGCCATCGAGCGGAAAAACCGTAATCAGGCGGCTAACGATGTCAAAAAAGTGCTGAACGAATACGAGGCGACTACGGTGGTAGTCGGTATCCCGATGGGGAGTACGACTGAGGATGAGATGCGCCGTCGTGTGGCGCACTTTATGAATTTGGTCGAATTTAACGGAGAGATTGCCTATCAGGACGAGTCGCACAGTTCCAAAGAAGCGGAAGAATTGATGAAAGGGGACATACGCTACAAACGTGACGGGCGTATCGACTCCCTTTCGGCAAAGATTATTTTGGAACGCTATTTGAAAATTATTTGA
- the ilvC gene encoding ketol-acid reductoisomerase: protein MALSVYYDKDCNIELIKSKKVAMIGFGSQGHAHAENLRDSGVEVVIGLRKEGSSWGKAEAKGFKVMTVAEASAYADVVMILLPDENQAEIYKNEIEPNLKNGATIAFGHGFNIHYGRIHPRADINVTMIAPKAPGHTVRSEFVRGGGIPDLIAVGQNPSGTTKELALSYASAIGGGRTAIIETTFKDETETDLFGEQAVLCGGAASLVQAGFETLTEAGYAPELAYFECLHELKLIVDLMFEGGIADMRYSISNTAEYGDYVSGKRVINAESKAAMKEILKEIQDGRFAKDFILEGQAGYPRMNAERANARASLIEQTGVKLRSMMPWISKNKIVNQATN from the coding sequence ATGGCATTGAGCGTTTACTACGATAAAGATTGTAACATCGAATTAATCAAAAGCAAAAAAGTGGCAATGATCGGTTTTGGATCACAAGGTCACGCACACGCGGAAAACCTTCGCGACAGCGGCGTAGAAGTCGTTATCGGTCTTCGTAAAGAGGGAAGCTCATGGGGCAAAGCGGAAGCTAAAGGGTTCAAAGTTATGACGGTTGCGGAAGCTTCTGCATACGCTGACGTGGTTATGATCCTTCTTCCGGACGAAAACCAAGCGGAAATCTACAAAAACGAAATCGAGCCTAATTTGAAAAACGGTGCGACTATCGCATTCGGTCACGGGTTCAACATCCATTACGGACGTATCCACCCTCGCGCTGACATCAACGTAACGATGATCGCTCCAAAAGCACCGGGTCACACCGTTCGTTCTGAATTCGTTCGCGGCGGCGGGATTCCTGATCTTATCGCGGTTGGACAAAATCCGAGCGGTACAACTAAAGAATTGGCTCTATCATACGCTTCTGCTATCGGCGGCGGACGTACGGCGATCATCGAAACAACGTTTAAAGACGAAACTGAAACTGACCTTTTCGGAGAGCAAGCGGTTCTTTGCGGCGGTGCTGCATCACTCGTTCAAGCGGGATTCGAAACATTGACAGAAGCGGGTTATGCACCTGAACTTGCATATTTCGAGTGTCTTCACGAACTTAAATTGATCGTTGACTTGATGTTCGAGGGCGGTATTGCCGATATGCGTTACTCTATCTCTAACACAGCGGAATACGGTGACTACGTTTCAGGTAAACGCGTTATCAATGCGGAATCAAAAGCGGCAATGAAAGAGATCCTTAAAGAAATCCAAGACGGCCGTTTCGCAAAAGATTTCATCCTTGAAGGTCAAGCGGGTTATCCTCGCATGAACGCTGAACGTGCAAACGCTCGTGCGTCATTGATCGAGCAAACGGGTGTAAAACTACGCTCTATGATGCCATGGATCTCTAAAAACAAAATCGTTAACCAAGCTACAAACTAA
- a CDS encoding divergent polysaccharide deacetylase family protein produces the protein MKKQPRLPSYFSLKSLAIALIVLLVTLLAVLIGYFIGFNQAEEQLAAEREKTQNLVQKISQIAKVDEANLSRIKPKERLQEDEIRRLKNELEELLRRERMHEEVSPRHEYAPDDKKAPPPPPPVRSPRPVGSEAKLVIIIDDVSYARDVKAIQSTGLPLVMSFLPPSPRHPDSAALAKQQGTYMVHLPLEAVAFHDEEPNTLRIGSTEEEIEKRLDALKQLYPNVHYINNHTGSKFTSDSAAMDKLIRIMKKEGLQFVDSRTIGTSKGREATEKHGMRYLTRDVFLDDQDGVGNVKKQIRDAVEKAKRYGTAIAIGHPRKDTIQALKESKDILGEVRLVGIGQI, from the coding sequence ATGAAAAAACAGCCTCGACTTCCCAGCTATTTTTCTTTAAAATCACTTGCTATAGCGCTAATTGTACTTCTGGTTACCCTTTTGGCAGTACTTATCGGCTATTTTATAGGATTTAATCAGGCTGAAGAGCAGCTTGCCGCAGAGCGTGAAAAGACTCAAAATCTGGTTCAAAAAATTTCACAAATTGCAAAAGTTGATGAGGCGAATCTTTCTCGAATCAAGCCGAAAGAGAGACTTCAAGAGGATGAGATCCGTCGTCTGAAAAACGAACTTGAAGAGTTGTTGAGACGGGAGAGGATGCACGAAGAGGTAAGCCCTCGGCATGAATATGCACCCGATGACAAAAAAGCTCCTCCTCCGCCTCCGCCGGTACGTTCTCCCCGTCCGGTCGGCTCAGAAGCCAAGCTGGTCATTATAATCGATGACGTATCTTATGCTCGTGACGTAAAGGCGATTCAATCGACGGGATTGCCGTTGGTGATGTCGTTTCTTCCCCCAAGTCCGCGTCATCCCGATTCAGCGGCCTTAGCAAAACAGCAGGGGACGTATATGGTCCATTTGCCTTTGGAAGCGGTTGCTTTTCACGATGAAGAGCCAAATACCCTTCGTATCGGCAGTACGGAAGAGGAGATTGAAAAACGCTTAGATGCTCTTAAACAACTCTATCCGAATGTCCATTATATAAACAATCATACCGGATCAAAATTCACATCCGATTCAGCTGCGATGGATAAACTGATCCGCATCATGAAAAAAGAGGGGCTGCAATTTGTGGACAGCCGAACGATTGGTACAAGCAAAGGTCGTGAAGCAACCGAAAAACACGGTATGCGCTATTTGACGCGCGATGTATTTTTGGACGACCAAGACGGTGTCGGAAATGTCAAAAAACAGATCAGGGACGCAGTCGAGAAAGCAAAGCGGTACGGAACCGCTATCGCTATCGGACATCCACGTAAAGATACGATTCAGGCGCTTAAAGAATCCAAAGATATTCTCGGTGAGGTTCGTTTGGTCGGAATCGGCCAAATTTGA
- a CDS encoding class I adenylate-forming enzyme family protein, which produces MTILEYLKKHATQNPQKLFLKEGTKSWSFGSFYEEVAKLSTFFIRQGIKKADYVVIHLDQKSEHLLTYTALLNIGAVSVHLYPEREDEYVEFAAEHTSAKAVVSNMFKKKFSSVPVLDFPAHLDLKPTYGCDSYEIAYVMFTSGTTSSPKAVLTTHDNIRFVTETLIELAGIREGEEKEIILLPLGSTGGLGHFHAALMQGNTIRLFPGFYSSLDDKGLDMLLESIEEESATGILLTPGLITKMLNTRKEKLKTAGKTLRYALANVTPMKKETIAELLELLPDLRFCTYYGSTEASRSIVNVCRENGKFMHLTGKPSKGVAIKLHNKNDAGEGEIYIKGGNVMKGYLHDEAASFDEGWFQSGDIGRIDENGFIHVIGRIKDTISLDGLKVFPMEIEAILSMHKDIKDVGVCPLIDEQGATQIGLAVVLKEDATDKEALAREAAALLSKSFKCDKTDLYRYKIPKKIYFERRIPRTDLGKIKRDELSSQLVQSGTSILIKG; this is translated from the coding sequence ATGACTATACTGGAGTATTTGAAAAAGCATGCGACGCAGAACCCTCAAAAGCTTTTTTTAAAAGAGGGGACAAAAAGCTGGAGTTTCGGTTCGTTTTACGAAGAGGTTGCCAAACTTTCTACATTTTTTATCCGACAAGGGATCAAAAAAGCAGATTATGTCGTGATCCATCTGGATCAAAAAAGCGAACATCTGCTTACCTACACGGCACTGCTGAATATCGGTGCGGTAAGTGTTCATTTGTATCCCGAGCGAGAGGATGAGTACGTAGAATTTGCAGCTGAGCATACCTCTGCCAAAGCGGTTGTCAGCAACATGTTCAAAAAAAAATTCTCTTCTGTACCCGTATTGGATTTTCCGGCACATCTTGATTTGAAGCCTACCTACGGATGCGATTCTTATGAGATCGCCTATGTCATGTTTACGAGCGGCACAACCTCTTCGCCCAAAGCGGTATTGACAACGCATGACAATATCCGCTTTGTCACCGAAACGCTGATAGAGCTTGCCGGTATAAGAGAGGGAGAGGAGAAAGAGATTATTTTACTGCCGCTTGGGTCTACGGGAGGATTGGGGCATTTTCATGCCGCTTTGATGCAGGGGAACACGATACGGCTTTTCCCGGGATTCTACAGCAGTCTGGACGACAAGGGGCTCGATATGCTGCTTGAGTCTATAGAAGAAGAGTCCGCAACCGGCATATTATTGACGCCGGGATTGATTACCAAAATGTTAAACACCCGCAAAGAGAAATTGAAAACAGCCGGAAAAACGCTTCGATACGCTCTTGCGAATGTTACACCTATGAAAAAAGAGACCATCGCTGAGCTGCTGGAACTGCTTCCTGATTTACGATTTTGCACCTATTACGGCTCTACCGAAGCAAGTCGAAGCATTGTCAATGTGTGCCGGGAAAACGGGAAGTTTATGCATTTGACCGGAAAGCCCTCAAAAGGGGTAGCCATCAAGCTCCACAACAAAAATGACGCGGGAGAAGGTGAAATTTACATCAAAGGGGGCAATGTCATGAAGGGTTATCTGCATGATGAAGCGGCCTCATTTGACGAGGGGTGGTTTCAAAGCGGAGATATCGGGCGGATCGATGAAAACGGTTTTATCCATGTCATCGGAAGGATAAAGGATACGATCAGTCTAGACGGGCTGAAAGTATTTCCGATGGAGATCGAAGCTATTTTATCGATGCATAAAGATATCAAAGACGTCGGCGTTTGTCCGCTGATCGACGAACAAGGGGCGACACAGATAGGTTTGGCGGTCGTCTTGAAAGAGGATGCGACCGATAAAGAGGCTTTAGCACGGGAGGCGGCCGCACTGCTAAGCAAATCCTTTAAGTGCGATAAGACCGACCTCTACCGCTACAAAATCCCGAAAAAAATCTATTTCGAGCGCCGGATACCCCGAACGGATTTAGGGAAAATCAAAAGAGACGAGTTAAGCAGCCAATTGGTGCAAAGCGGCACCTCGATTTTAATCAAAGGATAA
- a CDS encoding aspartate/glutamate racemase family protein: MERFSPLFVRTADCPIQMREHLNAYEKQLQKEAQTLQGLGHKVKDQSFACSSFSFRAPSHTNDTHMLLLGGMGPLAGVYGMRETLEKTNIPVTLFQACAVPQRSSHTDITPTLSDALINAFSCCPTAKEIELVVLCNSAHPFMDEAINRASEHSPNLSEKLRFNSLKTSVEKNSHLFDNKKSIVLQTAFSSKRGVYGKSSSLRSLEDVPALMACQNDLNNAIEGVKSFDKERILNSATKVFMKLKEWEAEIILLGCTEMPIIVEYLKKYACKEIQEYLSHIELIDPLHITFAEIAKKKLR, translated from the coding sequence ATGGAACGTTTCTCTCCTCTTTTCGTTAGAACTGCCGACTGTCCGATACAGATGCGAGAGCATTTGAATGCGTATGAAAAGCAATTGCAAAAAGAGGCGCAAACACTGCAGGGTTTAGGCCACAAGGTAAAAGATCAAAGTTTTGCCTGCAGCTCCTTTTCGTTTCGAGCACCCTCACACACCAATGATACGCATATGCTGCTTTTAGGCGGTATGGGACCGCTCGCCGGTGTATACGGTATGCGTGAGACTCTGGAAAAAACAAACATCCCCGTTACACTTTTTCAGGCATGTGCCGTTCCCCAAAGAAGTTCCCATACCGATATTACCCCTACCCTTTCCGATGCGCTGATAAACGCCTTCTCCTGCTGCCCGACTGCAAAAGAGATAGAGCTGGTCGTTTTATGCAACAGTGCCCATCCGTTTATGGATGAGGCAATTAATCGTGCGTCGGAACATTCTCCGAACCTGTCGGAAAAACTAAGATTCAACTCCCTAAAAACTTCGGTTGAAAAGAATTCACACCTGTTTGATAACAAAAAAAGTATCGTACTGCAAACCGCATTTTCTTCCAAAAGAGGAGTCTACGGAAAATCTTCATCCCTGCGTTCGCTTGAAGACGTGCCTGCTCTTATGGCGTGTCAAAATGATCTAAATAATGCTATCGAAGGGGTTAAATCGTTTGATAAAGAGCGGATACTCAACAGCGCTACAAAAGTGTTTATGAAACTAAAAGAGTGGGAAGCGGAAATCATTCTGCTCGGCTGCACTGAAATGCCGATTATCGTGGAATATTTAAAAAAATACGCGTGCAAAGAGATACAAGAGTACTTGAGTCATATTGAGTTAATCGATCCGCTGCATATCACGTTTGCAGAAATAGCCAAAAAGAAGTTACGATGA